A single genomic interval of Prionailurus viverrinus isolate Anna chromosome A2, UM_Priviv_1.0, whole genome shotgun sequence harbors:
- the PRRT4 gene encoding proline-rich transmembrane protein 4 isoform X1, giving the protein MAGHGCLGLFCWVLLAVPVGPQPVSSVSGVPLTTLTPPPQSEASMLSLNLGLNFKFHLRGPAAAWGISVTETQPLSPGPSREPEEEVARGLRTDPIWELLVGSLGNSPPEWGSAEGSSTPWASSQSPESTFPLSGPTDRPTAPYQPGMGTVTWDTALTATAPPSSPPRLRQSELELKFDMALRAGAAPTLGHRTLPLLPSLRASLAEIAGRLGPFGFFGTTLSPLRNFSGPSPLGPTRSPSSASRVSDSPGFFGTTVPPSPTPLERKLPSSGPLDPAASLRSVTVATASLDPTRPTSGPDDPSPASLGKPSVQPECGPGSCSVGELPEREGQPPVAPRALFFLTLEADWAEARARWGLAWEAHVYGVGTLFGLVALLALLALALLPWRCPPGAPCLALLDLLLLSAGTTRAFPLFYDAYGHRDRLPPLAWLLLQDLPLPCLAAGLGLACLLLARPRPPRCPAGLAALLLLGLGLAAAAALGSAAHRPLRPLRLASRGLHAFLAALLSGLLLALSCWGGRRRRAGAPLGGSGFKGATPLPQARSPFAPRESWRRAARTAPVAGTFGLLSGALQGYEVLHALGYGGQPGLEGPWPWWAFQLGLRLGEVGVALPLALLGLYPALCSPRVPPRCWAKLFRLSPGHAAPLLPGGWVTGPPDKEPLGGAIARGDAELLQLCALAGPGPDLLLQGGGCRGFEGAAANPAPSPASSPCSDYTVDFRPPSPINLRRSIEEALCSEALLTPGLFQGPAYGEALPGLGLYRTASLGAKTGAGPNERSEEALGSPAPQELPSPGAWPAGSSASSGSLCGLSRDSSSMLLCSSPDRPPRCPLVCVLSPPRPSGSSPSLPGSGSYQALSPPSRDSPEPTLELQAAEALLQEQFLDACRQIDELSVGSDTIDL; this is encoded by the exons ATGGCAGGGCATGGCTGTCTGGGGCTGTTCTGCTGGGTCCTGCTTGCTGTTCCTGTGGGCCCCCAGCCTGTCTCCTCCGTCTCGGGTGTCCCTCTCACCACTTTGACCCCACCACCTCAGAGTGAGGCCTCTATGCTGTCTCTCAACCTGGGACTTAACTTCAAATTCCACCTTCGGGGACCTGCTGCTGCCTGGGGGATCTCTGTCACAGAGACCCAGCCGCTCTCTCCTGGGCCCAGCCGGGAGCCAGAGGAAGAGGTGGCCAGGGGGCTGAGGACCGACCCCATTTGGGAACTGCTGGTGGGCTCCCTTGGGAACTCCCCCCCGGAGTGGGGCTCTGCTGAAGGCAGCTCTACGCCCTGGGCCTCCTCCCAGTCTCCAGAGTCCACATTCCCCCTCTCTGGGCCCACTGACCGGCCCACTGCTCCCTATCAGCCCGGGATGGGCACTGTCACCTGGGACACTGCTCTGACAGCTACGGCACCTCCATCCAGTCCTCCCAGGCTCCGCCAGAGCGAGCTGGAGCTGAAGTTTGACATGGCACTGAGAGCAGGCGCAGCCCCCACGCTTGGGCATCGAACGCTGCCCCTGCTGCCCAGCCTGCGGGCCAGCCTGGCAGAGATTGCTGGGCGCTTGGGACCCTTTG GGTTCTTCGGCACTACTCTGTCCCCGCTGCGGAACTTCTCAGGCCCAAGCCCTCTAGGCCCCACTCGATCCCCAAGCTCTGCCTCTAGAGTTTCCGATTCTCCAG GGTTCTTTGGCACCACtgtgcccccatcccccacccccctggaGAGAAAGCTCCCAAGCTCAGGCCCTTTGGACCCAGCTGCTTCCCTAAGGTCTGTCACGGTTGCAACAGCATCACTAG ACCCCACCAGGCCCACCTCTGGCCCGGATGACCCCTCTCCTGCCAGCCTTGGGAAGCCTTCCGTGCAGCCAGAGTGTGGGCCAGGGTCCTGCAGCGTGGGAGAATTGCCTGAACGCGAGGGGCAGCCTCCTGTGGCCCCGAGGGCCCTCTTCTTCCTGACCCTGGAGGCCGACTGGGCAGAGGCCAGAGCTCGCTGGGGGCTGGCCTGGGAGGCCCACGTGTACGGGGTAGGCACGCTCTTCGGCCTAGTGGCCCTGCTGGCGCTGCTGGCCCTAGCCCTTTTGCCCTGGCGCTGCCcgccaggcgccccctgcctgGCGCTGCTGGACCTGCTCCTGCTGTCGGCCGGGACCACGCGGGCCTTCCCGCTCTTCTACGACGCCTATGGGCACCGCGACCGGCTGCCCCCGCTCGCCTGGCTGCTGCTGCAGGACCTTCCGCTGCCCTGCCTGGCCGCCGGCCTGGGCCTGGCCTGCCTGCTGCTGGCCCGGCCGCGCCCGCCGCGGTGTCCCGCCGGGCTGGCCGCGCTCCtgctcctggggctggggctggcggCCGCCGCCGCCCTCGGGAGCGCGGCCCACCGCCCGCTGCGGCCCCTGCGGCTCGCCTCCCGCGGACTGCACGCCTTCCTCGCCGCCCTCCTTTCTGGGCTCCTGCTGGCGCTCTCCTGCTGGGGGGGAAGGCGGCGGCGGGCCGGAGCGCCCCTGGGAGGGTCTGGTTTCAAGGGCGCCACCCCTCTGCCGCAGGCGCGCAGCCCCTTCGCCCCGCGCGAGTCCTGGCGGCGCGCGGCCCGCACAGCCCCGGTGGCGGGCACCTTCGGGCTGCTGAGCGGAGCCCTGCAGGGCTACGAAGTGCTGCACGCCCTGGGCTATGGCGGCCAACCTGGCCTGGAGGGCCCCTGGCCCTGGTGGGCCTTCCAGCTAGGCCTGCGCTTGGGCGAGGTGGGCGTCGCGCTCCCGTTGGCGCTGCTGGGCCTCTACCCGGCGCTCTGCAGCCCCCGTGTGCCGCCGCGCTGCTGGGCCAAGCTCTTCCGCCTGTCCCCGGGCCACGCGGCCCCGCTGCTGCCCGGGGGCTGGGTCACCGGGCCCCCCGAcaaggagcccctgggtggcgccATCGCGCGTGGCGACGCGGAGCTGCTGCAGCTGTGCGCCCTGGCGGGGCCGGGCCCCGACCTCCTACTCCAGGGAGGCGGCTGCCGGGGCTTCGAAGGCGCGGCGGCCAACCCGGCCCCTTCTCCGGCCTCCTCCCCCTGCAGCGATTACACCGTGGATTTCCGCCCGCCCTCCCCAATCAACCTGCGGCGCAGCATTGAGGAGGCCCTCTGCAGCGAGGCCCTGCTCACTCCCGGCCTTTTCCAGGGCCCTGCCTACGGGGAAGCCTTGCCTGGGCTGGGCCTCTACCGCACCGCCTCGTTGGGGGCGAAGACCGGGGCCGGACCCAATGAGAGGTCTGAGGAGGCCCTTGGCTCTCCCGCACCGCAGGAGCTCCCCTCTCCCGGGGCCTGGCCCGCGGGCAGCAGCGCCTCTTCCGGCTCACTGTGCGGACTTTCGAGGGACAGCTCGTCCATGCTGCTATGCTCCAGCCCCGACAGGCCTCCACGCTGTCCGCTGGTCTGCGTCCTCAGTCCCCCGCGGCCCTCGGGAAGCAGCCCTAGCCTCCCGGGCTCAGGCTCTTACCAggccctgtccccaccctcccGCGACTCCCCAGAGCCTACTCTTGAGCTGCAGGCCGCAGAAGCTCTGCTGCAGGAGCAATTCCTGGACGCCTGCCGACAGATCGACGAGCTGAGCGTGGGCAGCGACACCATAGACCTGTGA
- the PRRT4 gene encoding proline-rich transmembrane protein 4 isoform X2, with the protein MALRAGAAPTLGHRTLPLLPSLRASLAEIAGRLGPFGFFGTTLSPLRNFSGPSPLGPTRSPSSASRVSDSPGFFGTTVPPSPTPLERKLPSSGPLDPAASLRSVTVATASLDPTRPTSGPDDPSPASLGKPSVQPECGPGSCSVGELPEREGQPPVAPRALFFLTLEADWAEARARWGLAWEAHVYGVGTLFGLVALLALLALALLPWRCPPGAPCLALLDLLLLSAGTTRAFPLFYDAYGHRDRLPPLAWLLLQDLPLPCLAAGLGLACLLLARPRPPRCPAGLAALLLLGLGLAAAAALGSAAHRPLRPLRLASRGLHAFLAALLSGLLLALSCWGGRRRRAGAPLGGSGFKGATPLPQARSPFAPRESWRRAARTAPVAGTFGLLSGALQGYEVLHALGYGGQPGLEGPWPWWAFQLGLRLGEVGVALPLALLGLYPALCSPRVPPRCWAKLFRLSPGHAAPLLPGGWVTGPPDKEPLGGAIARGDAELLQLCALAGPGPDLLLQGGGCRGFEGAAANPAPSPASSPCSDYTVDFRPPSPINLRRSIEEALCSEALLTPGLFQGPAYGEALPGLGLYRTASLGAKTGAGPNERSEEALGSPAPQELPSPGAWPAGSSASSGSLCGLSRDSSSMLLCSSPDRPPRCPLVCVLSPPRPSGSSPSLPGSGSYQALSPPSRDSPEPTLELQAAEALLQEQFLDACRQIDELSVGSDTIDL; encoded by the exons ATGGCACTGAGAGCAGGCGCAGCCCCCACGCTTGGGCATCGAACGCTGCCCCTGCTGCCCAGCCTGCGGGCCAGCCTGGCAGAGATTGCTGGGCGCTTGGGACCCTTTG GGTTCTTCGGCACTACTCTGTCCCCGCTGCGGAACTTCTCAGGCCCAAGCCCTCTAGGCCCCACTCGATCCCCAAGCTCTGCCTCTAGAGTTTCCGATTCTCCAG GGTTCTTTGGCACCACtgtgcccccatcccccacccccctggaGAGAAAGCTCCCAAGCTCAGGCCCTTTGGACCCAGCTGCTTCCCTAAGGTCTGTCACGGTTGCAACAGCATCACTAG ACCCCACCAGGCCCACCTCTGGCCCGGATGACCCCTCTCCTGCCAGCCTTGGGAAGCCTTCCGTGCAGCCAGAGTGTGGGCCAGGGTCCTGCAGCGTGGGAGAATTGCCTGAACGCGAGGGGCAGCCTCCTGTGGCCCCGAGGGCCCTCTTCTTCCTGACCCTGGAGGCCGACTGGGCAGAGGCCAGAGCTCGCTGGGGGCTGGCCTGGGAGGCCCACGTGTACGGGGTAGGCACGCTCTTCGGCCTAGTGGCCCTGCTGGCGCTGCTGGCCCTAGCCCTTTTGCCCTGGCGCTGCCcgccaggcgccccctgcctgGCGCTGCTGGACCTGCTCCTGCTGTCGGCCGGGACCACGCGGGCCTTCCCGCTCTTCTACGACGCCTATGGGCACCGCGACCGGCTGCCCCCGCTCGCCTGGCTGCTGCTGCAGGACCTTCCGCTGCCCTGCCTGGCCGCCGGCCTGGGCCTGGCCTGCCTGCTGCTGGCCCGGCCGCGCCCGCCGCGGTGTCCCGCCGGGCTGGCCGCGCTCCtgctcctggggctggggctggcggCCGCCGCCGCCCTCGGGAGCGCGGCCCACCGCCCGCTGCGGCCCCTGCGGCTCGCCTCCCGCGGACTGCACGCCTTCCTCGCCGCCCTCCTTTCTGGGCTCCTGCTGGCGCTCTCCTGCTGGGGGGGAAGGCGGCGGCGGGCCGGAGCGCCCCTGGGAGGGTCTGGTTTCAAGGGCGCCACCCCTCTGCCGCAGGCGCGCAGCCCCTTCGCCCCGCGCGAGTCCTGGCGGCGCGCGGCCCGCACAGCCCCGGTGGCGGGCACCTTCGGGCTGCTGAGCGGAGCCCTGCAGGGCTACGAAGTGCTGCACGCCCTGGGCTATGGCGGCCAACCTGGCCTGGAGGGCCCCTGGCCCTGGTGGGCCTTCCAGCTAGGCCTGCGCTTGGGCGAGGTGGGCGTCGCGCTCCCGTTGGCGCTGCTGGGCCTCTACCCGGCGCTCTGCAGCCCCCGTGTGCCGCCGCGCTGCTGGGCCAAGCTCTTCCGCCTGTCCCCGGGCCACGCGGCCCCGCTGCTGCCCGGGGGCTGGGTCACCGGGCCCCCCGAcaaggagcccctgggtggcgccATCGCGCGTGGCGACGCGGAGCTGCTGCAGCTGTGCGCCCTGGCGGGGCCGGGCCCCGACCTCCTACTCCAGGGAGGCGGCTGCCGGGGCTTCGAAGGCGCGGCGGCCAACCCGGCCCCTTCTCCGGCCTCCTCCCCCTGCAGCGATTACACCGTGGATTTCCGCCCGCCCTCCCCAATCAACCTGCGGCGCAGCATTGAGGAGGCCCTCTGCAGCGAGGCCCTGCTCACTCCCGGCCTTTTCCAGGGCCCTGCCTACGGGGAAGCCTTGCCTGGGCTGGGCCTCTACCGCACCGCCTCGTTGGGGGCGAAGACCGGGGCCGGACCCAATGAGAGGTCTGAGGAGGCCCTTGGCTCTCCCGCACCGCAGGAGCTCCCCTCTCCCGGGGCCTGGCCCGCGGGCAGCAGCGCCTCTTCCGGCTCACTGTGCGGACTTTCGAGGGACAGCTCGTCCATGCTGCTATGCTCCAGCCCCGACAGGCCTCCACGCTGTCCGCTGGTCTGCGTCCTCAGTCCCCCGCGGCCCTCGGGAAGCAGCCCTAGCCTCCCGGGCTCAGGCTCTTACCAggccctgtccccaccctcccGCGACTCCCCAGAGCCTACTCTTGAGCTGCAGGCCGCAGAAGCTCTGCTGCAGGAGCAATTCCTGGACGCCTGCCGACAGATCGACGAGCTGAGCGTGGGCAGCGACACCATAGACCTGTGA